The proteins below come from a single Malus sylvestris chromosome 3, drMalSylv7.2, whole genome shotgun sequence genomic window:
- the LOC126616089 gene encoding receptor-like protein 2 encodes MPEPSHIMPCEVLFLFFVFSAFISTNHACNKADHNSLLSSFNMSSRLNWSSSDCCRWEGIACDANGRVTHVLLPSKQLQGGVSCSLGNLTHLSHLNLSHNLLSGPLDVGLLLSLSRVEILDLSYNLLSGEVPLFLSSSYIQIVDLSNNQFNGTIPSSFLQHAWSLSSLNVSKNHFTGKLPSSICLRSSSVRVLDFSHNDFNGSIPLGLGNCLKLEIFRAGFNTLSGTLPSDLFKAQALHEISLPSNQLFGHISNNVVNLTSLTILEIYFNHLSGALPLHIGKLSKLKLMLLQFNNLEGPLPPSLMNCTNLIELNLESNHLDGNISELDFSKLNQLIKLNLGSNYFSGVMPKSLYSCKFLKAVRLSGNYLEGQIQPEIVSLKYLSFLALGSNRLTNVTGALHILMRFESLRVVLLPNNFIGEELPDGDAMIGSGFQNLRLFGLSDCQLKGHIPVWMSKLKKLEALDLSSNRLTGSIPHWLGSLPSLFFISLNNNSLSGGLPNELFSLQALVSEKPAAQRDSGDVELPINTQRTNASVTALQYNYVSNLPRAIYIRNNSLSGNIPVEIGQLQNLHELDLSVNNIVGSIPDQVSNLTNLERLDLSRNHLSGGIPASLSNLHFLASLSVAYNNLQGQVPLGTQIQGFDATAFEGNPGLCGSPLPNKCQQNTSDNATKNMEDVHGNGNEIPWFYISVALGFIVGFWGVCGSLALITSWRYAYFQFLSDVKDRFIC; translated from the coding sequence ATGCCGGAACCTAGTCATATAATGCCTTGTGAAGTCCTCTTCCTGTTTTTTGTGTTCTCTGCTTTCATTTCTACAAACCATGCTTGCAACAAGGCAGATCACAACTCTCTTTTGTCATCTTTCAATATGTCTTCTCGTTTAAATTGGTCTTCCAGTGATTGTTGTCGCTGGGAAGGCATCGCCTGTGATGCCAATGGTAGGGTAACACATGTTTTGTTGCCCTCTAAACAGCTCCAAGGAGGCGTTTCTTGCTCTCTTGGAAACCTCACACATCTTTCGCACCTCAATCTCTCCCACAACCTGCTTTCCGGTCCTCTTGATGTTGGACTACTGTTGTCCTTGAGTCGCGTCGAAATCCTTGATTTGAGCTATAACCTTCTCTCCGGAGAAGTACCATTGTTTCTATCATCTAGTTACATTCAAATAGTGGATTTGTCGAACAATCAATTCAATGGAACAATTCCATCTTCATTCCTCCAGCATGCCTGGAGTTTGAGCAGCTTGAATGTCAGTAAAAATCATTTTACTGGCAAATTACCTTCCTCCATTTGTCTTCGTTCCTCTTCGGTCAGAGTCTTGGATTTCTCCCACAACGATTTCAATGGCTCAATTCCTCTCGGACTAGGAAACTGTTTGAAATTGGAAATCTTTCGCGCGGGCTTTAATACTCTTTCTGGGACTCTTCCTAGTGATCTCTTCAAAGCTCAAGCGCTTCACGAAATTTCGTTACCTTCCAATCAGCTTTTCGGTCACATTAGTAACAACGTTGTCAATCTCACAAGCCTCACAATCCTAGAGATTTACTTTAATCATTTGAGTGGTGCACTTCCTCTCCATATCGGGAAGCTCTCCAAATTAAAACTCATGCTCCTTCAATTCAACAATCTTGAAGGCCCCCTGCCCCCATCTTTGATGAATTGCACAAACCTTATCGAACTCAATCTTGAATCCAACCATTTAGATGGAAATATCTCGGAGCTAGATTTTTCAAAACTCAATCAACTTATCAAGCTTAATCTTGGGAGCAATTACTTCTCCGGTGTCATGCCAAAAAGCCTTTACTCATGCAAGTTTCTGAAAGCAGTTCGCCTGAGCGGTAATTATCTAGAGGGACAAATACAACCCGAGATTGTTTCATTGAAATACCTATCCTTCCTCGCACTTGGTAGCAACAGACTTACCAATGTCACTGGCGCTCTGCATATATTGATGCGTTTCGAAAGTCTCAGGGTGGTCTTGCTTCCAAATAATTTTATAGGTGAAGAACTGCCGGATGGTGATGCTATGATTGGTTCTGGGTTTCAAAATCTCCGCCTTTTTGGCTTATCGGATTGCCAACTTAAAGGTCATATTCCGGTGTGGATGTCAAAGCTCAAGAAACTCGAAGCCCTTGATTTGTCTTCCAACAGACTCACAGGCTCAATACCTCATTGGTTGGGAAGTCTTCCCAGTCTTTTCTTCATAAGCTTGAACAACAACTCTCTTTCGGGGGGACTTCCAAATGAGCTTTTCTCACTACAAGCTCTTGTATCCGAGAAGCCTGCCGCTCAAAGAGATAGTGGTGATGTCGAGCTACCTATCAACACGCAGCGAACAAATGCATCTGTCACAGCTCTGCAGTACAACTATGTGTCCAACTTGCCGCGAGCAATTTACATCCGGAATAACAGTCTAAGTGGCAATATTCCCGTTGAGATAGGCCAGTTGCAAAACCTTCACGAGCTGGATCTCAGCGTCAACAACATCGTTGGCAGCATTCCGGACCAGGTATCTAACCTCACAAACTTGGAGAGATTAGACCTCTCAAGAAACCATCTGTCGGGCGGAATCCCAGCTTCACTATCAAATCTTCATTTCTTGGCTTCACTTAGTGTTGCATACAATAACCTCCAAGGACAAGTACCGTTAGGCACTCAGATCCAAGGCTTCGATGCCACTGCCTTTGAGGGCAACCCAGGACTTTGCGGTTCCCCGCTTCCAAACAAATGCCAGCAGAACACAAGTGATAATGCAACTAAGAACATGGAAGATGTGCATGGCAATGGGAATGAAATTCCATGGTTTTATATTTCAGTGGCTCTTGGTTTCATTGTAGGATTTTGGGGAGTTTGTGGCTCTTTAGCTTTGATCACGTCATGGCGATATGCGTATTTCCAGTTCCTCTCTGATGTTAAAGATCGCTTCATATGTTGA